A genomic stretch from Photobacterium atrarenae includes:
- a CDS encoding polysaccharide export protein — translation MHFTKKLLITAVATAMLAGCTVPGSHLSVDNKNVVTTGSEQEKDISEQVNVYPLTATTAMRFKAKKASSQTNTALDAEIARYQYRIGPGDILNITIWDHPELTIPAGSYRSSAEAGNWVHADGTIFYPYIGQVKVAGKTVTEVREVIAKRLAAYIESPQVDVNVASFRSQKAYITGEINKPGKQAITNVPLTLLDAINSADGLAENADWRNVTLTRNGQEERISLYALMQRGDLTQNRLLRPGDIVHVPRNDAQKVFVMGEVNEPKLLKIDRAGMSLTEALSNVGGINQLSADATGVFVIRSKMTQDVNPSNTNTEQQQRLADIYQLNLSDASALVIGTEFELQPYDVVYVTAAPIVRWNRVITQLVPTITSFNELGEGVLRIRNWP, via the coding sequence ATGCATTTTACAAAAAAGCTTCTCATTACAGCGGTAGCAACAGCAATGTTGGCTGGATGTACTGTGCCTGGTTCCCATTTAAGTGTTGATAACAAGAATGTGGTCACAACAGGCAGTGAGCAGGAAAAGGACATTTCGGAGCAGGTCAATGTATACCCTCTGACGGCAACGACAGCGATGCGATTTAAAGCAAAAAAAGCTTCTTCGCAAACCAACACAGCCTTAGACGCTGAAATCGCACGTTATCAGTACCGTATTGGGCCCGGAGATATTCTCAATATTACGATCTGGGATCACCCGGAGCTGACGATTCCTGCTGGTTCTTATCGGAGTTCTGCGGAAGCGGGGAACTGGGTTCACGCTGATGGTACAATTTTTTACCCTTATATTGGTCAGGTAAAAGTTGCTGGCAAAACTGTCACAGAAGTCAGAGAGGTGATTGCCAAGCGCCTGGCTGCTTATATCGAAAGCCCGCAAGTGGATGTCAATGTTGCTTCGTTCCGTTCGCAAAAAGCTTACATCACAGGTGAAATCAACAAGCCAGGCAAGCAAGCGATTACCAATGTGCCGCTGACATTACTGGATGCGATCAATAGCGCCGATGGCCTTGCTGAAAATGCAGACTGGCGCAATGTGACCTTGACCCGAAATGGGCAGGAAGAGCGAATTTCTCTGTACGCGCTGATGCAACGGGGCGATTTGACCCAAAATCGCCTGCTCCGTCCGGGCGATATTGTGCATGTACCACGTAACGACGCGCAGAAAGTCTTTGTGATGGGCGAAGTCAATGAGCCAAAATTGCTGAAAATCGACCGGGCAGGAATGAGCCTGACCGAAGCGCTGAGTAATGTCGGTGGCATCAACCAGCTTTCAGCAGATGCAACCGGTGTGTTTGTGATCCGAAGCAAGATGACTCAGGATGTGAATCCAAGCAACACCAATACTGAGCAGCAACAACGATTGGCTGACATCTATCAGTTGAATTTGTCTGATGCGTCAGCTTTGGTCATCGGAACCGAATTTGAATTGCAGCCCTACGATGTGGTTTATGTGACTGCGGCGCCGATCGTCCGTTGGAACCGTGTGATTACCCAACTGGTCCCAACCATTACCAGCTTCAATGAGCTGGGTGAGGGCGTGCTGCGGATTAGAAACTGGCCGTAA
- a CDS encoding YjbF family lipoprotein, with protein MSGCSQKFNDVNDTLRLALLGETDVQKSELEIQSLPYASLYARLGDGPQAFMVLALAEPRFGSSPNSQQPLQLKWLSSDQGMLVTEHGRLVKTLNLPSGNLSALQSTVTDPLAQGLHLAQTPKHWQRKIDWQPGYHFGYQLNSKFSNQGKAVVLINDTPVETLHFTEHVTVESLAMTFDNDFWLHPQTGTVLKSRQKLAPGLPYVEITLLKPFSAH; from the coding sequence TTGAGCGGATGCAGCCAGAAATTTAATGACGTCAATGACACGCTTCGCCTTGCACTGCTAGGCGAAACTGATGTCCAAAAAAGTGAACTTGAAATTCAAAGCCTGCCCTATGCCAGTTTGTATGCCCGTTTAGGTGATGGTCCGCAGGCGTTTATGGTACTGGCGCTTGCTGAGCCAAGGTTTGGCTCTTCCCCCAACAGCCAGCAGCCGCTCCAACTGAAATGGCTGTCGAGTGATCAGGGGATGCTGGTGACCGAACATGGTCGCTTAGTCAAAACGCTGAATCTTCCGAGTGGAAATCTGAGTGCGTTGCAATCAACCGTCACCGATCCACTGGCACAGGGCCTCCACCTGGCGCAAACCCCCAAGCACTGGCAACGGAAAATCGACTGGCAACCCGGTTATCATTTCGGTTACCAGCTCAATTCAAAGTTTTCGAATCAGGGGAAAGCCGTTGTCCTGATCAATGACACACCGGTCGAAACGTTACATTTTACGGAACACGTAACGGTTGAAAGCCTGGCAATGACATTTGACAATGATTTCTGGTTACACCCGCAAACCGGAACAGTCCTCAAGAGTAGGCAAAAACTGGCGCCCGGTCTGCCTTATGTTGAGATCACGCTACTCAAACCTTTTTCAGCACATTAA
- a CDS encoding capsule biosynthesis GfcC family protein, translating into MSNLQMTSFNHTSPSLFRVVAKITCGAAMLMGSLSFFSLVPPASATQGTTQHLSTPQSGVQVSVATSITNQQQLQLRYAQPVRVSQILEDTRQNIHRITGKSETGPIYWPGASFYLNQTLPDKSRVISRLQALSQQWQGEQQATVLALIEQLESQVFPPRIFSAVDVDQVRITPSLNPLISENMLLVLPPRPTSVLVLGAVSSPQQLPWQERTGAREYLTQLKPLDNAESSNAVVIQPDGTIEHHPIAYWNHQHRDIAPGATLYLGFQSLPSGFESLNQDIINLLRHRAL; encoded by the coding sequence TTGAGTAATCTTCAAATGACGAGTTTTAACCACACCTCTCCATCCCTGTTCCGTGTTGTGGCGAAGATCACCTGCGGCGCCGCGATGCTCATGGGTAGCCTGAGTTTCTTCTCTTTAGTTCCGCCAGCTTCTGCGACGCAGGGCACGACACAGCACCTATCAACCCCACAATCCGGGGTTCAAGTAAGTGTCGCGACTTCAATCACCAACCAACAACAACTGCAACTGCGCTATGCTCAGCCGGTCCGGGTGAGCCAGATCCTTGAAGACACCCGTCAGAATATTCACCGTATTACCGGAAAATCTGAAACAGGCCCAATCTACTGGCCCGGAGCATCTTTCTATTTGAACCAAACCCTACCAGATAAATCACGGGTTATTTCCCGGCTTCAAGCACTTTCACAGCAATGGCAAGGTGAGCAACAAGCGACGGTTCTGGCGTTGATCGAACAATTGGAAAGTCAGGTGTTTCCCCCCCGAATTTTCTCTGCGGTTGATGTGGATCAAGTCCGGATCACACCATCGCTCAATCCCCTAATATCTGAAAATATGTTGCTTGTGTTGCCGCCCCGTCCAACATCAGTTTTAGTTCTTGGGGCAGTCAGCTCTCCGCAACAACTGCCATGGCAAGAACGGACCGGCGCTCGTGAGTATTTAACACAGCTGAAACCCCTGGATAACGCAGAAAGCAGCAATGCCGTGGTGATCCAACCTGATGGCACGATTGAGCACCATCCCATCGCATACTGGAATCATCAACACCGGGATATTGCGCCTGGCGCAACTCTCTATTTGGGTTTTCAATCTTTGCCTTCAGGATTTGAATCTCTCAATCAAGACATCATCAACTTGCTAAGACACCGGGCCCTCTAA
- a CDS encoding YjbH domain-containing protein — MKQGILFSLSAAALTTLPAASPLADEFSAPAFTPSQTDFGGVGLIQMPSGRMAAEGEFTAGGTFNDEYHHYTVSLQLLPWLESTIRYTLVQDLLYSNDENFSGDTKYTDKGIDFKVRLLKESYWLPETSIGVRDFGGTGLFDGEFIAASKHIGPLDFTLGIGWGYLGNSANFRGDKALGNDCDRGTEYKGKGGSVDFERWFSGCSALFGGIEYQSPWQPLRLKLEYDGNDYTSDFPVTRGGIDMPQDSKLNYGMLYRLSDWGDLRLSYERGNTWTVGFNLNTNFNQMKAIWRDEPTPAYQPRHTSPEQGLSAKEWEQLAQDLHTIAGYQDPTVYASEEAITVVAPQTKYRNRDEAHQRAATLLANQAPEAKEYRLVETANHQAVTETRIDREQFARVAQHEYFNADISDASSVGSPSTPNGKLIAKSDKAWDISVAPTLQQSFGGSEDFYLFNIGVNAGASYWFGDHVELGGGLYFNIYDNYDQFLYEVPPDGTDLKRVRTLVRQYINDNPVRVNNLQLTWMDRLGDNWYSQAYAGYLEMMFGGVGGEILYRPFGSNWAVGLDANYVIQRDPDSQLGFFTEEVQFDPITNRNYRVQTGAVTGHATVYYQPQWEWLPNTLFKVSAGQYLTEDKGITIDFSKQFDSGVIVGAFAAKTNLSAEEFGEGSYNKGFYISIPFDVMTVKPSTNRATISWLPLSRDGGQMLNRKYQLFSVTDARSPWYGRKPMNK, encoded by the coding sequence ATGAAACAAGGTATTCTCTTTTCACTGTCTGCGGCGGCATTGACGACATTGCCCGCCGCATCACCCCTGGCAGATGAGTTCAGCGCTCCGGCGTTTACACCGTCACAAACCGACTTTGGCGGCGTCGGTCTGATCCAAATGCCTTCCGGCCGGATGGCTGCAGAAGGTGAGTTTACGGCCGGCGGTACATTCAATGATGAGTACCACCACTATACAGTGTCACTGCAACTCCTCCCCTGGCTGGAATCCACCATTCGCTACACCCTGGTTCAGGATCTGCTCTATAGTAATGACGAAAATTTCAGTGGCGATACCAAATACACCGACAAAGGCATTGACTTCAAGGTTCGACTACTGAAAGAGAGCTACTGGTTACCGGAAACATCCATCGGGGTGCGGGATTTCGGGGGGACCGGACTATTTGATGGTGAGTTTATCGCAGCCAGCAAACATATCGGACCGCTTGACTTTACCCTCGGCATCGGTTGGGGCTATCTTGGTAACAGTGCCAACTTCCGGGGTGATAAAGCACTGGGCAATGACTGTGATCGGGGGACTGAATATAAAGGCAAAGGTGGGAGTGTCGATTTTGAGCGCTGGTTCAGTGGTTGTAGCGCCCTGTTCGGCGGTATTGAATATCAGAGCCCGTGGCAACCCCTGCGTTTGAAATTAGAGTATGACGGCAATGATTACACCAGTGACTTCCCGGTCACCCGGGGTGGCATCGACATGCCGCAAGACAGCAAGCTCAACTATGGCATGCTCTATCGCTTGAGCGACTGGGGAGATCTCCGCCTCAGTTATGAACGGGGCAATACCTGGACGGTCGGCTTCAACCTCAACACCAATTTTAATCAGATGAAGGCAATCTGGCGCGATGAGCCGACGCCGGCCTATCAGCCCCGCCACACATCACCGGAGCAAGGGCTCTCGGCTAAAGAATGGGAGCAATTGGCGCAAGACTTACATACCATCGCCGGCTACCAGGATCCGACAGTTTACGCCTCCGAAGAGGCTATCACCGTAGTTGCCCCGCAAACCAAATACCGTAACCGTGATGAGGCTCACCAACGCGCGGCAACCTTGCTTGCAAACCAGGCGCCCGAAGCAAAAGAATACCGGCTGGTTGAAACTGCCAACCACCAGGCAGTTACTGAAACACGGATCGATCGTGAACAGTTTGCCAGGGTGGCACAGCATGAATATTTCAATGCCGACATCAGTGATGCCAGCAGCGTTGGCTCTCCTTCAACCCCAAACGGAAAACTGATTGCTAAATCTGACAAGGCCTGGGATATCAGTGTCGCCCCGACCCTGCAGCAATCCTTCGGCGGCTCTGAAGATTTTTACCTGTTTAATATTGGGGTCAATGCCGGTGCCAGTTACTGGTTCGGGGATCATGTCGAGCTTGGCGGCGGCCTCTACTTCAATATCTATGACAACTACGACCAGTTTCTGTATGAAGTCCCACCCGATGGCACCGACCTGAAACGGGTTCGGACGCTGGTGCGCCAGTACATCAATGACAATCCGGTACGCGTCAACAACCTTCAGCTCACCTGGATGGATCGCCTGGGGGATAACTGGTACAGCCAGGCGTATGCCGGTTACCTGGAGATGATGTTCGGCGGCGTTGGCGGTGAAATTCTCTATCGTCCGTTTGGCAGCAACTGGGCCGTAGGCCTGGATGCCAACTATGTGATCCAGCGCGATCCGGACTCGCAGCTGGGCTTTTTCACGGAAGAAGTTCAGTTTGATCCTATCACCAACCGAAATTACCGGGTTCAAACCGGTGCTGTGACCGGCCATGCCACGGTGTATTATCAGCCGCAGTGGGAATGGCTGCCGAATACCCTGTTCAAAGTCAGTGCCGGCCAGTACCTGACAGAAGATAAAGGGATCACCATCGACTTTTCTAAGCAGTTTGACAGCGGCGTCATTGTCGGTGCCTTTGCGGCAAAAACAAACCTGTCGGCAGAAGAGTTCGGCGAAGGGAGCTATAACAAGGGCTTCTATATCTCAATTCCGTTTGACGTGATGACCGTGAAGCCAAGCACCAACCGCGCCACGATTTCCTGGTTACCGCTGAGCCGGGATGGGGGTCAGATGCTGAACCGCAAATACCAGCTGTTTAGTGTGACAGATGCCCGCTCCCCCTGGTATGGGCGAAAGCCGATGAACAAATAA
- a CDS encoding YfcL family protein, translating into MIQQYEEKLLTLIDQTVETASDDELFAGGYLRGHISLSAANCELEGITDVAQMNTLVEQSLSDAQSELAPADQVIVKEMWLQLQQSATA; encoded by the coding sequence ATGATCCAGCAATACGAAGAGAAACTACTGACGTTGATTGATCAGACGGTAGAAACCGCATCGGATGATGAGCTGTTTGCTGGCGGGTACCTGCGAGGTCATATTTCGCTTTCAGCTGCAAATTGCGAACTCGAAGGCATCACTGATGTGGCGCAGATGAATACCCTGGTTGAACAAAGTCTCTCTGATGCACAATCAGAACTAGCACCAGCGGATCAGGTGATCGTTAAAGAAATGTGGCTTCAACTGCAGCAGTCGGCGACTGCATAG
- a CDS encoding elongation factor P hydroxylase, whose amino-acid sequence MPHNCIDLISIFNQTFLESYNTELVRGTDEPIYLPADEAHPHHRIIFAHGYFASAMHEIAHWCIAGSERRLLEDYGYWYEPDGRTAEKQAEFEKVEIKPQAVEWILSASCGFRFQVSCDNLSGSCEPDRIGFTRKVREQVLRYLEQGIPERAKILSEALREHYQIDSLRPADFPEPVLAL is encoded by the coding sequence ATGCCACACAACTGCATCGATTTGATTTCTATTTTCAATCAAACTTTTTTAGAAAGTTACAATACCGAACTGGTTCGCGGTACCGATGAACCGATTTATCTGCCAGCGGATGAGGCACATCCGCATCACCGGATTATTTTCGCCCACGGTTATTTTGCCTCGGCCATGCACGAAATTGCGCATTGGTGTATTGCCGGTTCCGAACGCCGGTTGTTGGAAGACTACGGGTATTGGTATGAGCCGGATGGCCGGACGGCAGAAAAGCAGGCTGAGTTTGAAAAAGTCGAAATCAAACCGCAGGCCGTGGAGTGGATTTTGTCAGCCAGCTGTGGATTTCGTTTTCAGGTCAGCTGTGATAATTTAAGCGGCAGCTGTGAGCCGGATCGAATTGGCTTTACGCGAAAAGTGCGCGAGCAGGTGTTGCGCTATCTCGAACAGGGGATACCTGAGCGGGCGAAGATTTTATCGGAGGCACTCCGTGAACACTACCAGATTGATTCGCTGCGCCCGGCAGATTTTCCTGAGCCGGTACTTGCGCTGTAG
- a CDS encoding MlaA family lipoprotein, which yields MKKITLLTFLFALLLTGCAETPNDDTVSTVDAETNAELAEAGPAYNVEGTYDPFEGFNRTMWDLNYNYLDPYIARPVSLAYVDYVPSPLRTGIRNFLSNLDEPANMVNSIIMLDGEQAVTHFNRFWINTVFGIGGLIDIASAADIRKPAEPGFGDAMGYHGVPNGQYFMVPFYGPTTLREGTGDYVDGLYFPLSLLTFWQSLGKWAFEGMEDRAALVSQEAMLKDSPDPYLFTRDAYIQNRNFRASGGELELEEPQDEEYLDDFLDEINEF from the coding sequence TTGAAAAAAATAACATTACTCACTTTTTTATTCGCATTGTTGCTCACAGGATGTGCTGAGACACCCAACGATGACACCGTAAGCACGGTGGATGCAGAAACCAATGCGGAGTTGGCTGAAGCAGGCCCGGCTTATAACGTCGAAGGGACGTATGATCCCTTTGAAGGTTTTAACCGCACGATGTGGGATTTGAATTATAACTACCTTGACCCATATATCGCGCGTCCGGTGTCGCTGGCTTACGTTGACTATGTCCCTTCACCGTTACGAACAGGCATTCGCAACTTTCTTTCTAACCTGGATGAGCCGGCCAACATGGTCAACAGCATCATCATGCTCGATGGCGAGCAAGCGGTCACTCACTTCAACCGGTTCTGGATCAATACCGTGTTCGGGATTGGTGGCCTGATCGATATTGCCTCGGCCGCCGATATTCGTAAACCCGCCGAGCCTGGCTTTGGCGATGCGATGGGTTATCACGGCGTGCCGAACGGTCAGTATTTCATGGTGCCTTTCTATGGCCCGACCACTCTGCGTGAAGGGACCGGCGATTATGTCGATGGCTTGTACTTCCCGCTGAGTTTACTGACTTTCTGGCAAAGCCTGGGTAAATGGGCCTTCGAAGGAATGGAAGATCGCGCAGCACTGGTCTCTCAGGAAGCGATGCTGAAAGATTCACCGGATCCGTACCTCTTCACCCGTGATGCCTATATCCAGAACCGTAACTTCCGCGCGAGCGGTGGCGAGTTGGAGTTGGAAGAGCCACAGGATGAAGAGTACCTGGACGACTTCCTGGATGAGATTAATGAGTTTTAA
- the ccmI gene encoding c-type cytochrome biogenesis protein CcmI: MTLFWLVTVALVLLAALIFVAPVFFGKAQDDTASRDELNKAFFKDRVGELESEASEGLVSNREELVSELQQSLLDDVPANSDQRTAKSSPAILIPGLLILVGVSYGAYLSVGSIDKVDSWQQTVQQLPELSKRLMQGNQGEPLTDQEMDAMTLGLRTRLHETPDDATGWLLLGRIGMANRDADTAQGAMKRAYALDPNNPEVQLSYAQTLMMIGDPAQSEQARRLLKAVVKQDHTNLRAMSLLAFDAYERADYEQAVSYWTMMKNLIGDQDSRAQMLTRSIERAQAQLQAANNAANSDASVAVKIELDPTVNLPTEGVVIVSVHSADGAPMPVAARRIPLSQFPISLTLTDGDSMIPERQMSSLPSMIVKARIDTDGNVMTKQGDWYGQSDVIPLGGSTNVLINKQY, encoded by the coding sequence ATGACGTTGTTTTGGCTAGTAACCGTCGCTTTGGTTTTACTGGCGGCCCTGATTTTTGTCGCGCCGGTCTTTTTCGGTAAGGCACAGGATGATACCGCCAGCCGTGATGAGTTAAACAAGGCATTTTTTAAAGACCGGGTCGGCGAGCTTGAATCTGAAGCCAGCGAGGGCCTGGTCTCCAATCGTGAAGAGCTGGTGTCTGAGTTGCAGCAATCACTGCTTGATGATGTTCCGGCGAACTCGGATCAGCGCACAGCTAAGAGCAGTCCGGCGATTTTGATCCCGGGACTTCTGATCCTGGTTGGGGTCAGTTATGGTGCTTACCTGAGCGTCGGCAGCATCGATAAAGTCGACAGCTGGCAACAGACGGTGCAGCAGCTTCCGGAGCTGTCAAAGCGCCTGATGCAGGGCAATCAGGGCGAGCCACTGACCGATCAGGAAATGGATGCGATGACGCTGGGCTTGCGTACCCGTTTACATGAAACGCCGGATGATGCCACGGGGTGGTTGTTGTTGGGTCGTATTGGGATGGCCAATCGCGATGCTGATACGGCGCAGGGGGCGATGAAGCGCGCCTATGCGCTGGATCCGAATAACCCGGAAGTTCAGCTCAGCTATGCTCAGACGCTGATGATGATTGGCGATCCGGCACAGAGCGAGCAAGCTCGCCGCTTGTTGAAAGCTGTGGTCAAGCAAGATCACACCAACTTGCGTGCGATGTCGCTACTGGCTTTTGATGCATACGAACGCGCAGACTATGAGCAGGCGGTGTCTTACTGGACCATGATGAAAAACCTGATTGGTGACCAGGACTCGCGTGCGCAAATGTTGACGCGCAGTATTGAGCGGGCACAGGCACAGCTTCAGGCCGCAAACAATGCAGCTAATAGCGATGCCTCTGTGGCGGTGAAGATTGAGCTGGATCCGACGGTGAATCTGCCGACTGAGGGCGTGGTAATTGTGTCGGTTCATTCAGCAGACGGTGCCCCGATGCCGGTTGCGGCGCGGCGGATCCCACTGTCCCAGTTCCCGATCTCTCTGACTCTGACCGATGGGGACAGTATGATCCCGGAGCGGCAGATGTCTTCGCTGCCGAGCATGATCGTGAAAGCACGGATTGATACCGACGGCAATGTGATGACCAAACAGGGTGACTGGTATGGTCAGAGTGACGTGATCCCTCTGGGCGGTTCAACCAATGTCCTGATCAATAAACAATACTGA
- a CDS encoding cytochrome c-type biogenesis protein → MKQFAALLFGLSLVLGAALPTSAAIDVYEFESAAQEDDFHELTATLRCPKCQNNSIADSNAELAKDMRQKAFEMLSEGKSKQDVVDYMIARYGNFVTYDPPLMLSTIILWLGPLLFIVIGFTVLVVRSRKSSAAKSSATMDAAEAERLKSLLNEMEPLKPNHDGKVKK, encoded by the coding sequence ATGAAGCAATTCGCAGCGTTGCTGTTTGGACTGAGTCTCGTGCTTGGGGCGGCTTTGCCGACGTCCGCAGCCATTGATGTTTATGAGTTTGAGAGCGCTGCACAGGAAGATGACTTCCATGAGCTGACCGCAACGTTGCGCTGTCCTAAGTGTCAGAACAACAGCATTGCAGATTCCAACGCTGAGCTGGCCAAAGATATGCGCCAGAAAGCATTTGAGATGCTCAGTGAGGGCAAAAGCAAGCAGGACGTGGTGGACTATATGATTGCCCGCTACGGTAACTTTGTCACTTATGATCCCCCGTTGATGCTTTCGACGATCATTCTGTGGCTGGGGCCTTTGTTGTTTATTGTCATTGGCTTTACTGTGCTGGTGGTGCGCTCGCGTAAAAGCAGCGCGGCCAAATCATCAGCGACCATGGATGCTGCAGAAGCAGAGCGACTGAAGTCGTTGCTGAATGAAATGGAACCCTTAAAACCAAATCACGACGGGAAGGTGAAGAAATGA
- a CDS encoding DsbE family thiol:disulfide interchange protein: MNKKLLFIPLVAFLALAVVLMIQLTRNAEGDDPTKLESVLVGKPVPSFKLEDLVEAGKLYEQDIFKGEPLLLNVWATWCPTCYAEHTYLNELAAQGVKIIGLNYKDERLKAVRWLNDLGNPYIHSLFDGNGMLGMDLGVYGAPETFLIDANGIIRYRHVGDVNDRNWTDTLGPMYQELLEEAKG, from the coding sequence ATGAATAAGAAATTGTTATTTATTCCATTGGTCGCGTTTCTGGCCCTGGCCGTGGTACTGATGATCCAGCTGACTCGCAATGCCGAGGGTGATGATCCGACCAAGCTGGAATCTGTGTTGGTCGGTAAGCCGGTGCCCTCCTTTAAGCTCGAGGATCTGGTGGAAGCCGGAAAACTGTATGAGCAGGATATTTTTAAAGGGGAGCCGTTGCTGCTCAATGTCTGGGCGACCTGGTGCCCGACCTGTTATGCCGAGCACACCTATCTCAATGAGCTGGCGGCTCAGGGCGTGAAAATCATCGGCCTGAATTATAAAGATGAGCGGCTGAAAGCGGTGCGTTGGCTTAATGATCTGGGCAACCCGTATATTCATAGCCTGTTCGATGGTAACGGTATGCTGGGGATGGATTTGGGCGTCTATGGTGCGCCGGAGACGTTTCTGATTGATGCCAACGGGATCATCCGCTATCGCCATGTCGGAGATGTCAATGACCGTAACTGGACTGACACGCTGGGGCCGATGTACCAGGAATTACTGGAGGAGGCCAAAGGATGA